The DNA window tgcacaaatattatataaaatatattaatttcaacatCCTTCGCGCTTGTTTATTTCGACCTGACCGTAACTTACacgtattgttattttaatacgaGCTAATTTACACGATTTAAACTATCTTCAAACTCATATTGCGATAATTTATACCATGATGATATGCCATTGTGCGATGTAGCACATAAGTTGGACATTACATTCGATTCAGCTGTCCGCTGTTAATCTAACTTTAACCCCCGCTATATAAAGACAATGAGCATTGTAATATGGTGGAAATTTAGTTCAGCGCGATAAGTTTCCCCCTTTTAGACTGACGATTTCAGAACACGCTTTTCCCCTATATTTCCAGGATGCTCAGGAAATCCAGACGCGAAGCGATTATACGACGATCTCTTGTCGAATTACAACAAGCTGGTTCGTCCAGTGGTCAACGTCACAGACGCCCTCaccgttaaaataaaactcaaGCTCTCGCAGCTCATCGATGTGGTAAGCAATAGTATCCACGCGGCCACATCACTCGTACAACAACGTTGAGAGGAGGCAAGCGAGAATTACagattcaaataataatatattaaatgtcttCGTATGTTAATATTTCAGTATTGTATTCCGAAACATTATTGTTAACGATGTCTGGGGGCGAATTTCAGCCACGTACTTTGTActgtaaatgataaaaattgttgtaGCAGATGCCGCTAACGCGTGTGCATATTCGTAAATatccgctttttttttttttaatcatctcGCGAGAGCATGAGATATGCCGACTCGTAACAGAATGTTGCGATATATTTTCAGAGCAGAGGAGAGAGCGATGTATTCTCACAAAATTATTCTCTTGCAGAATTTGAAGAATCAGATCATGACGACGAACCTCTGGGTCGAGCAGGTAATATATCCTAAAAGATCACGTAGGGATTAAAGAAGAGGAAACTCGAAGGGGGAGGGAGATTATGAGATATTTTGAAcgcataaatgtaatattgatCGTCATTGGAGTTTAACCCTTGTGACAAATCGTAGCAATTTTCGATTATGTAAGTCCGCCGCGAGGTCCGCTGAAGCTTTCATGGTTgatcgtcgttgtcgtcgtcgtcgtccacGTGGAAGGTAAACGGCCTGTCGATGACACGTTATGCACGTGTTACATATGCGAGAGCGCCCGCGCGGATTTTCGTACGCAGAAACGAAGAATCGGACAGAAGCTTCCGCCCGGGAAAGCCAGAAAATAACTCCGGTGAACCGTGCAACCCACTTTCAAATGCTGGATTACGTAAGATAGATAGATTTGCCCTATGTGCGGGGCCGTTTTTCCGTTCTGGGATATATAGCGAGCACGAAATAGATTCGTGCAATAAATACGCGACTCGCGACGGGTCATTAAAGAACAGGTACCTCATGACACGATTTACAAGGTTTACCGCTTGATAAATCCTTTAAAGTCTCTTGCTATGAGATcaacaaggataaataaaaatatacttgtgtaatttataatattattatatatcgatTGTTCCGATTTCAGAGAAACGATAAGAGATTTCTGTACTTTCCCTCGGTACTTATTTTGACTTCGTTTGCATTAACTTTCCTGTAAGCGCGTTCTACTTTTTGTTATCGCATTTCTCTTGTcgaatatttgtacatatcgaaagttttaattattgttattccaTCGTTGAAAacaatcaaaaaataaaatggaatGGTTGACGAGATCGGTAATAGAAATCAAATcagaataaattgaaattcatACCAAAGCTTGAGAAATGATTGAAATGTATGTATTtcattacatattttgatttttcctGACTTTATTTCAAGAACACGTTGGCATTTACACGCtttatttgtttcattaaatgtttattcaaattattaaaagggTATTCTCGCTTTTAGGTTTggtaaaattgatttattatttttagctaccttttaatagtttaaaccTTGacaggaaaagagagagagagagagagagagagagagagagagagagattaagaaaaaatcaaagataagaaatatttttgcaaaatgttttacatggggcataaaatgtgtttattaacataaactgtttgcaaaattttaaacgtatttttctcgaaacaatattttccaaaattgtTCTTGCCTATATTTATTCttcgatatttaaatattctttgcaaattttttgaaaaaattgatatttggttttttacgtttttttaatttgtaaagaatatctaaatatcaaagaataaaagtataaagttTCAAacttatagttattattattttttaatgagtaTAAAAATGTGTGATACCGAAAGCGAGAAAATATCtctttataagataaaaaaataattacaattaaattgtgtttattaaaatattaataaacacaattaaattaaaaaggaaagaagTAACATAATTATGTGGATTTTATCATGTCGACGAAACTGAATTTCGTTTGTAcagttaaacaattaaatttctcgAATTGGGGATTCACGTATCACATATTTggacatttatatacatttggtTTATTATACGTCGTTCGTGGAAACTCCATCGGCGTGAAAGGACAccaaatattaatgttacatgGTAACATCGTCGTTCGAGCGCATCGTCGGGCACATGTTAGCGCACATAGTTCGGAGAGTAACGAACGAACGCCATGCCATCCCAAAGTTCGAAATATCCGCCACATCACGCATCAATGTTATCGCAAAGTTCGTGCACGAAAATGTTAATCTCACCGCGATTTACTGACGGGATTAATCGATTCGTGCCAGCACAAGTCTACCGAAAATATATCTGCGCTACGAGTAAATTATCCGccgatattttaaattaaattctttaaatgctGTTTTATGATAAGTGTAATTTCTGTAATATGTTATGTTAACGTGACAACATTATCTCCACAGATTAGCACAAAATAATTATCCCACAGTGACTGAACATGATTCCTATACTCGGACACTCATacttaacttaattttaaatgtattttttaataaaattaaaattttattgtaattttttaagtattttaaatatttttaaatatttaatgatatttataatatagattgttttaaatattataaaaattaacattagaaaaagtaaatttcttatataattatgttagagtttatattaaattcttaaatatttttaagaaacatatattgttaaaacaatattttttatatttattttacaaacaatatAAGATCGatcttttaatacattaaaaacaatcaTTTTAGATTGTACTAATATCAATTGGTTTATGTAGATCctttataagtatttattattcttgaaataatttaatattatttcagatatttgtatattaataatgttatatatattgttttacattttagttaattatataataaaattattttatatcgtgaatttaaacaaaaatttagcaatatcagttttatataattacatgtcCGGTTGCTAGAACATTTACCTTACTAAAATTTAGTGAAACGTATCGTGTCACGTATCAGTTTGCATTACATttgaattgcattaaaatcGACATTGCAACtgagatatttaattactaCCTGAAAAGTTATACGTTGAAAAGTCCAATGGGAGATCAATTGAAAATACgttgcaaacaaatatttctggttagtgattaaatttaattctctgCTTTATCCCATGTTGGAGTTGCAATAGATTACATGGATTACGCTATTTCGcgatgaatatttaataaattacctCGCAGAGTGTACACTACTCGCTATTTAACTAAGCGTTACCTTTGGTTCGGTTAAACAAGGCTGAATTTCGCAGAATGTAGTCATGTCCTGCTGTATGCCAGCATAATATTCTATCTGGCAAACATAGCGACGCGTAAACGAAGAGAGACTTCGGCTACAAGCTAATATTCAACATTCCCTACGCATAAAGGTTGTGTCCACGCCCGAAGGAAGCGCATTTCCAGCGGGAACGGTGCTCCATCGTTCGCAAAACACGCTTCGTTGACATGAGTAGACAGttgataatataaaagcaGTATGAAAGCATTTGGGTTTTTAATAagactaatttaattttaaattgcttgtAATTGATTTATTCGAAAGTTTACAAGCAACCAGAATAAATAAgcgagatttattaatttcttaaattttggggggacatttttttcaatgaaaaacgTCGATAGTTTTTGATACATATAttagttgaaaataaaatcgttgtttgatgttatttatattattggtTACAAATTAAgaacaatattacatttaatttttaattaattttttgtggatcttttttattctaacaggattttaaattgaaacataATTCCAAAGACTTTTAAgacattgtaatttttaaagtttcagAAAATTGCGATAACTTTCTCTCGGCatttttattcagaaaaaattgTCTCCAAATTTGCGTCCAAAAATTTATCATGAAAATTTAGTTCATCTCTTAACTTaagatactttttataaaaaatggataCCGTGTCGACGAAAACGttcgattataaatatttttgatatgcAATGCGTCGCTCTACAATGTCAATTcttatacgtattttttaatcttattatgaAATTCTGAGAAAAGTTTGAAGAAAGCTTTCTATCGTGCAGAAAATCAACGAcatagaaaattttcaataaaacaattttaaccGAGCAGGATGAACGTACAAGGAGAAGAAGTTCGTTGCACCGTATGCAAATCTGCCGCGTTTCAGCCTTGCAACTCTCAATGAGgaaagttacaaaatattgcCTCTGTGCACGGTTTGGTGCCCGTGAAGTATAACTTCAGCATAATCTCCCGATCCTTTGTTGCTTCCcattttaaatacatgtatTAGAATGtgatagataaatttattgagcGCTTGCTACAAGTTTTAAGGAAAAACGTTTATACCGCGATCATTTATGGTAGTGACACATAGAAAAATGTAAGCAATCGGTAAGTGAATCGATCAATTGCAATCGAAACGTAACGTAAGTAGTAGCGAGTCAAATATGTTGATTTTGTTACTGTTAAGTTTTTCTACGTGCCACTAAACTTTAAGCGCGATGAAACATAAAACGCATGAATAgtatttgtttattgcaataatatattaattcttttccattccgaacaataattttttttataacaatgatttattcaacattaatatttacgaTAATAAATGTTCtgttatgcaaaaatataagtttgttCTCGACGGGAATGAAAAGTAATTACAATATAAGAGAAAAGTTTTGTTCATAAAAACCACAACACTTATTGCGCAAAAATGTTGAAGTTAACGCGACATAGTGTCAAGTTGTACTTAAGTGTACTTTAATTTGAGAGATTAGGCCACTGTTATGAATCGGAAAAgtagattatatttaatttttttctgttaaaaaaatttagaaagataTGAGGAGCTCTTATTATTAAGAACTTACATTGTTAATTAtctgaatataatatttttgggggaaaaaataaaattactgacttatgataaataatgttttaacgattattaataaaaattttaaataaagtaatagcTTTAATTCTTTGCACTTTACAAGAGAGTTTCtaactcaaaaattatttaataataaaacaaaaatcaaaaaatgatatttacaaGAATTGATATTTCTTGAAAGGAAGTtagcaaaaagaaataatttaatacatatcaAGATATTCTCTATGTATTCCTAAagtttcgttattttttttatttttaaattagaaatcttCCTTTATTAGatctaaaactaaaaaattaaatttttttgttttttgataCATACTTGATACATTGTTACATCTGTTGTTTATTTAGGAAAATTTGAGCTTTTTTGAAGTAGCAAAATAACATGTTTCTAAAATTGTAGGATTTACTTTTACaagttattgaaataaattactgACGATTGAAAAAGACAATATTATTTAGTCGAAGAAGACTATAACAATGATTTATCAAAAGAAACGCTGAGCGCATAACTAGATAGAAGATGTTCATCTAACATATGCCTAttagaacaaaattattttaaacgtatCTTAATTATCGGAGCTACTGTTTTGAAAAGAACAGTTTTAATGAAACTATCacttattgatttaattaatttacataatatataacgaCTAGCAAGAGCTATGATATACATAATATCTAGTATAATATAAGCATAGAATAAACCACTGGACCAATGAGCAtcttaatatacattaatatggTGACTTTATGTTAGATACTCATTGATTTAACGATCTTATGTTTATGTTACGTCATGCATTTTGTATGTTCAGACCCTTATAGAGAAATCAAGtccaaatattaatatgtaattgcaTCCGCTCCAAGATGGGAGTCGCGAAATCGATTCTATTGCATCTGTGCTCAATCAAGAGAAGAAAAATCCATACTGCGTCGTACAAGATGACCAGCGTGATTTCCTAGTCAACGAAAAAATAACAACCGAAGAAAGAGCCTGTCATGATTTCGCGTGCGAATGTATTGATTTAcggatataattataattatcggTTGTTCCTGTTCGAAGTTTCCGTATTATACGTGAGCAATGGATATTACGACGGGCGTTATTTTCGACGGACATCGTTACCCCAGTTATACGAACGTTGATCTATTGAAAATTCGCACAATAGACAAGACGGATGAAATGTGGTTTTCATACGTGCTATATTGAAagtgcaaaaaagaaaataaataaaaaatgatagagAGAGATAtgtagtaattttatataataatgaatattcgTCACATATATGCTTAAATACTTtagcaacaatattatatatatatatatatatatatatataaaacaaagaaatggAAATTATTACCCAGTGCAACTTATTGATTAGATCTCCGTCTtcgttaaaacatttttttcctcatttctgttattatgagattttgttattaatgtttttcaaattttattactaatttgatattcattttaaaaagtttatgaattatttaaagaaggcaagaaaattataacatgAACAATTGAGGGATAATAGTATTCAAAACTACAgtacatacgtataacaatgatatttaattattactaaaatattctGGCTTACGTTAAATTTGACGGATGTGACACGTCATTGTCACacaatttatctatttatctcaaatttgtttcaactataaataaaaatgcatgtaTCATAAATGACATCGAGCGCAACATTTTGAGAGCTCATCCGAAATTGTGACAGTGATGGTACACTATCCTCGAAACATCCTCATACTTACCGATAATAAATGAGACGAATGTACTACAAACTGCATCAACTTCGAGAAAAACGTCAATAAcagtcaaaaaattatattcgaaAGTCTTTTAAGAAAATACGACATGAGAATGTGATTACTTTTCGAACTTCTACAATGGCCTAATCTCTTGATAGACGTAAAGTAACGTGATGAACAAAAGTGACAAAGTACTAGAAAGAGTAATATGTGCGATAACGTCACGTTGATTCTTTGTTCGCAGTCATGGTATGATTACAAGCTGAAATGGGATCCGAAGGAGTACGGTGGGGTAGAGATGCTGCATGTGCCGTCAGATCATATATGGAGGCCcgatatagttttatataacaagtaagacaatatattgttaatgaCAATTTGCcgtttttcctttctttattatatttagcgaaaaatattatcgacttgaataaattattaatgtataaaattatttaaatacgaaTCGAATTaggtaaaatttaaatctctataatacaattatttgaaattttaaatgtaaaaaaattgaatcaaatcacatatattaataactttataaaattttatatacaatatatattatatataaaatcaatatcattttcttatttatacatttttttattatctacatATTGAAATTCtgtctaataattattataatgctGTTAGTTAAAAGTTATGATTCGATTTGATTCAGTGCCAAAAAAATCTTGATTTgcatctttaataaaaaattactgattagataaactaaaaaaacgccgtGTTTATAATACGTTGTACAAGAGCAATTATTCTCATTATTATCTTCAAATTAAGATTCtttttgttgatatatttattgaaaaattattagatatgttcttgtactattttttaataaaaatttagtttctatttttatcaattattgtcGAACAGAcaattttctacttttttattaaaatttcagtaTGGAAGAAGCACAACTGAAGAGTAAGATTATGAAGCAGAAAGCCGCTGTCTCAGAagactaatttattatttataactgaCAGTTATCTTGATCTCTATAccgcttttatttatttagggTTATAAGATTATGTAACactgaataaataaaagccGTACAGAGGTTGCGAGGTTCTAggaagttataaaatttatgataaaaattttgtcatttaaaattattggtcTCTTATAATTCCTTAAAGTATTCTTgaacataaatgtttatattatataacttttttgcttaatcaattttttttaacaatttgatCAAAATCTTCTTGACATTTTGTATAAGTAAATTCGCGAGCAAGGATAGGAtcgaagaaatattttagtacAGTTACAATtgtagtttaataaaaaatgaaataacttCCGGTTTCAGTTTCATAACGATGAAGAAACCGTTTAGATAACAGATTTTTCTGATATAATTacggttttttttatattttttttacattttttattgttttataaaacattatacgttttatatatatttcactgTACTAAATTGTGTCGTGTAATCAGACTCGTAATGAAAAGTACATGGtcgttgaaaattttataattttataaaggaaattatataaatgtagaaagaTAAAGCacgataaaatgaaaataataagttcCAGGTTAAGAACTGAGGAGAAAccataaattagaaataattttattgttccgGTTAAGATTTCggtgttaaattttatagaattttgatTTGGTTTATTGTTTTAACTCCTAAACAAAGGattgtaaaacaattattgattCCTATTCTGATTCGACCctgatctttaaaaaatatattattacattattccTTTTCGAAgtgatattatttcaaaaaattataaatatctatagatttttaagcataatttacaaattattatttatatatttttttaataatattcttttttcctgAGAGGTGATATCAAAGAATTTACATTTGACAGCGCCGACGGTAACTTTGAGGTGACGCTGGCGACGAAGGCGACCCTCAACTACACGGGCAGGGTCGAGTGGAAGCCGCCGGCGATTTATAAGTCTTCCTGCGAGATCGACGTCGAATATTTTCCCTTCGACGAGCAGACGTGTGTGATGAAATTCGGCTCGTGGACTTACGACGGCTTCCAGGTGAGAACTGCCTGGTATCTCACGGATCGTTTCGGAAATCTTCCGAACTTACCTGCTATGGAGAAAATCCACGTGACCTATTGATTTAACCATCGCAGGAAAGCCATTTATTTGCgagttaaaaaaagatttgacaATTCTTTACACgtgtagaaaaatattgtaccgTACGTAAAAGTTATCAaggatatttataatgtatttccagtgatcttttatttttcacaaatcgAAAAGtttgatgataaataattagattttttcttgCTCTCAAGAAACGTTTTCTTACATCTCCAATGCTGAgaagagaaatagaaaaattagaaaaatagttaaattggaaattaataataggaatatttttttaagggatatatctataaacaattctatttagaataaatattttgtgtaaaaaatgtaaatagtaCTTTTTACGGATACAAgctttaactaaatatttttatttaatctatttCAAATTTTCCCCAGCACTGTTTACATGATACGTACTCCTTCTAGatgatttattcaattaatctTGAGGACGCGAAGTATTCAATTTAATGCAACAGAAGATCTCGTGGAAATCTTGTTAGAACAATCATAAATATTCGGAGAGCGACTTTCGTAGCACGTTACAGCAAAAGTATTATTACTGTCGGTCGTTAGGCACCTCGTGGTAAAAGATCGTATATACTGcttgttatcttttttttttattgagtaAAATGTCGCTTGTTAGAAGCGCAATCGGGTGTAAATGGCAGCCAAGCGGAACATTGAAGCGAGACGAATCATTTGAcctaaatattaagtatttgatattaattaaagagtgTTCTTATCTCATGCGATAACATGATCGATATCTAAATATGCCGAAGCTTAATTTATACACGCAtgtgtgtgtaattaattaattttaaatactttattgatAGTGACATCTGAATTTCTTCGCAATGATAAAAACAGAGCGAATATATCGATTGAGTGAACATTAAGCAGCGCGATATCAACAATGCattgtaaaatttagtaatttacTGTTAAGGTCGATCTTAGACACATCGACGAGGTCCGAGGCAGCAATGTCGTCGACATCGGCGTCGATCTGTCGGAGTTTTATACTTCCGTCGAGTGGGATATACTGGAAGTCCCTGCTGTGAGgtatactttaataattttctaactccCCTCTTGTGGATCATTAAGCCTTTGCATTTGGCTTTCTTTGTTCGGGGTACAGCAATCTCTTAACAAATTGGAATTATATCGATAATGACGTAGACTGATTTTTCtccttgttatttaattaagcctTAACAATAAGATCATTAATCTTCATAATAGCATAGAGAAATTGCTGAAGATCCCGCACACTGTTTAGAAATGTATATCTTTGAAATGTTCTTTCgtaaagtttcaaaaaaattgactacgtaaaaaaatgtcttatatGTTTTggtaaaatatgatttttgaAGTAAGTAtagtttcttttaattaagttatatgTAATACCACAATAAATCTGGtgttataaaagttaataatcaacaatattaatataatttcaattttcaattttaattctaaaacgaagaaagtatgcaagtaggctttcaatatcaatattattataatcgaTGGTTAAGTAAAGTATGCGAATTTTACAGAAACGAAAAGTTTTACACGTGTTGTGACGAGCCTTACCTCGACATCACTTTCAACATCACCATGAGACGGAAGACTCTGTTCTACACTGTTAATCTCATAATACCCTGCATGGGGATATCATTCCTCACAGTATTGGTGTTTTACTTGCCAAGCGACAGTGGAGAGAAGGTAattaaatcatacataattcgTGAccttttaattctattttattacattgaaaGTGTGTGTTTTCACAATTGTGTGAATGCAATTTCGTTTAATTTGTTTCCTTATTGAAgaagtataattattcttaGAGTGCTACAGGTTGCTAAAATCTCATAGAagatagatattttatttcagcAGCGAAAccaaaacataaattttgcaagaaGTGAgggtaaattaataatgagatgaattttaatcaaaatattttattaagacaaaataaagaatagaGAATAAAGTTTAATCCGAAATCGTTCGCACTCCGTTTTTATAtacttctaaatattttatttttagagaaGAAAGCATAATTAGAAATTGATCTTTACTTCTATTAACGTAAGTTTTGGGTTTGAATAAAACTGATATAGTCTAATTAACGACAAAAGTTcagaacttttttattagaaatttgatttattctgTCAATATGTTATAcaacagaatttttatttaaaatataacgatgaaatttgattaatttaaaatggaaCGAAtagtttatcattaaattagatgaaaataaaacttgtgtCATTATATAATTCGATCTgcattcaatatttttgttaatatcacaagcatatttatttttaaagaaatttagacATATTCCTAAGTTtcaagaacaaaaattaattttcgaaatGCAAAGCATTTTACTCGAGAGAATATACGATTTGCAATTAGATTGGATTCGAAACCATAATCTAACGTACGGTCGACATATTATGCTTAAAGATTTTTAGACATCTGTTAGGGACGTAAACAGAGATTAATCCTCAAAATGCGGGAATTTTCTTCGATTAAATCGAAATAGCTCACGCGATCGACCTTATCAGAATAGAATAGAACGGTATAGTTCGCGTACGATTGCAGTTTTATTCACGGTCGACCTTATTGTCCTGATATCGTTTCTCTTTATACACCTTCGGGAGTTTTGCTCCAGCACGCGCAGtcggaaattaattttgcagaTGCAAAGATTTGACTCGATTAGTTTGGAATATGGAATATGGCACAACTCCCGCTCACCATTACGGTTTAATCCGCGGCCGACCTTTTCGCGTCGATGTTACGTCTTTAGGCGTCTCGTAATGCACACTCGACCTCGAGCACCAATATCCACTTACCGGGTTACATAATTCAAACGTATTTTTCCGCTTTGTCACTGCGGAAAGTGTACTGCTCCGAGTTGTCCTCCGAGGGAGATAGGCAAGCGAGAAAAAAGAGCAGGGAAGGTCAAATGTCAGAGTGTCGGTCGTTTAGCAATTGGTGAGGATACGCAATGGGGATCCCGGGGAAAGAAACAGGGGTTGGAATGAAGCGGGTGTAATGCGTCTTGCGACGTGTTCGGAATCAATGCGAGAGatccgagagagagaaagagacaaaaCCCTCTCCAATCGGCTCCAATGTACTTTTAAGGTGCAACTCGTACACGTTTGTAgctgtataaatttttacggtCGATAGCTCATTACATTATGAAAAGAAATGGAAAATGTATATTGAGATAAAATTATGCTTtcaaaacgtttatttattctcttttaatattctcgagatattttaatttaacttatcaATCTTCTCTTTTTATGCGGAACTGCAACTGCAATATGATTGTAAGGCACAATCGTTTATAAGTATTCAGTACAATATATGATTTCTTCAGAAGtcaacttaataaaataagagacaaaaaattgatgaagttgaaaattaattattgattttaaaaaatgtaaaatatactataaatatttataaaaagtggatggtaattaatttgtttggtTCTTTTGcggtattttaaaatagatatttactagttagaatttattaaagtcaataattaatttataacttcatcaattttttattgtatcaaGTTAATTAACTTGGCTTCTAGTAGGTCATATATTACTTTGAATACTTTCGTaacaaaaaactaaataaattaagtctatttaaaattataattatttataaaaaataaaattaatttgtttgatTCCTGATAAGTTCATGTCTAAAAGATCACGattaagacaaaaatttagattgtttttttaatgtatgtgtatgtgtaatctatttttaatatttaggaTTATACGTagaagtataatattatatatttttgtagcaTATTTTTGtagcgttttttttattatagaaattatatctataacataatctatatataactagctatgccctggcacgcgttgctgtggctctctattcttatgctacgtttttttcaaattttctttgcttccgttgtttaactttcaaaagCATTGCTtaactgttgctctttttattttatttttgaataagcatttatctatctttaataaatttaatatttatttattcacgtacttctaacttttttttc is part of the Monomorium pharaonis isolate MP-MQ-018 chromosome 2, ASM1337386v2, whole genome shotgun sequence genome and encodes:
- the LOC105832993 gene encoding acetylcholine receptor subunit alpha-like isoform X4 — translated: MMKSLVGIMWIVLVLISGCSGNPDAKRLYDDLLSNYNKLVRPVVNVTDALTVKIKLKLSQLIDVNLKNQIMTTNLWVEQSWYDYKLKWDPKEYGGVEMLHVPSDHIWRPDIVLYNNADGNFEVTLATKATLNYTGRVEWKPPAIYKSSCEIDVEYFPFDEQTCVMKFGSWTYDGFQVDLRHIDEVRGSNVVDIGVDLSEFYTSVEWDILEVPAVRNEKFYTCCDEPYLDITFNITMRRKTLFYTVNLIIPCMGISFLTVLVFYLPSDSGEKVSLSISILLSLTVFFLLLAEIIPPTSLVVPLLGKFVLFTMILDTFSICVTVVVLNVHFRSPQTHVMSPWVRRVFIHVLPRLLVMRRYNTPSQRTNYDSRELEAVNLGSTCRIHGSPAATAAPPPQLPTEESVDALCNTLHHWHHCPELYKAIEGIRFIADHTKREEDSTRVKEDWKYVAMVLDRLFLWIFTLAVVVGTAGIILQAPTLYDDRIPIDVRLSEIASTTAKPHIVTSL